The DNA sequence CGTgatatcatatatataattttattttttataatatttattatatttttctttcttacaataataatattaatatttttatatatacctaaacaaaataaagtatgatataatgataaaacgtgtttaagtatatttataatttattgtcaaataaaagataatatgctcatgtattttttttaattaatcacACATACGAGTTTATACGCTATTATATACTATTATTCCATTTATGTAATATGTCTGAAATTAAGGTGGATACCGAAGAATTAAGAAAGAatgtaatattatattatttatcaaaataatttttcatgcataattttttcgtttatgaTATTATGTTTGaccaaaaacaaaaatagctttatataaataatatttaatgtgttttattttttattatcagtatccctttttagataaaatatggaaattATATGAGgaatttaataaaacaaTAGATAATTCGGACAATTATAAAGATAATTATGATAGAGCGTGCAAAGGAATTATGAAActagcaaaaaataatgaacaaTGGTACTatgatatatgtataaaactttgcaaaaatttaggaatattttcttctgtaCAGAAttctaatatatataattctgaGCGTTGTAAAAGTTTAAACAGCTGGttatattacataataaagaaatatgatgTTCAACAAGATGCTTTGTCGATAATTTTCGAAGTATCTAATGGAATATTGAAAGAACGTGTTAAGAAACCCTACTGCAGttactatttatataaggATAAATATAACGACCctgataaaat is a window from the Plasmodium cynomolgi strain B DNA, scaffold: 1442, whole genome shotgun sequence genome containing:
- a CDS encoding hypothetical protein (putative), producing MCFIFYYQYPFLDKIWKLYEEFNKTIDNSDNYKDNYDRACKGIMKLAKNNEQWYYDICIKLCKNLGIFSSVQNSNIYNSERCKSLNSWLYYIIKKYDVQQDALSIIFEVSNGILKERVKKPYCSYYLYKDKYNDPDKIIKLIKLQDYMNDFLSILKNKDDENHCLCRKFIFECANIYREMKEIYCSGPTRNSRTKSDT